One genomic segment of Cytophagales bacterium includes these proteins:
- a CDS encoding T9SS type A sorting domain-containing protein — protein MSKSIIILVCLCMMFIKNGVAQYYFERTYSTIRGHSVKETLDKGYIVSAGTSDSLGTLGIRLIKINKYGDAIWVRTFGGMYEDYAGAVIQNKDENYLVVGSKGNAPGGFGGDVWLIKTDKNGNLLWDKTYGWGDDAGLSIQQTNDDGYILGGWTTAGGILRLFLIKIDTSGVVQWQKRYGIGTWSTLNSVKQTPDGGYIVGGALAKNTGTLDDVYAMKTDSAGFIQWSKTFDGGMSYWDNGFAIDLTTDGGYIIAGYSNYYDWPPFSNLDGFVIRLDASGNELWRKTFAYSGHDWFRAIHQLPDGGYIIAGSSDKDGTGNTDMWLLRLDENGDSLWSRRFGGGDGDDALDMQITNDNGYILCGSTKSFATVGIREVYLVKTDCWGFTDSSYQPTADFSVDSIIINNVYFTNISDSACTYKWFFGDGDSSIIENTTHTYLDTGTYSVMLIAYTAGRSDTMVRQVQITNVVSIKAVKGIKNWVKVYPNPNDGNMQIDYQLHKWQEGKLIMYDIMGKLLFTYKLVNEKNTLKISESALSYGLYFYKIVIDNNVVSTDKLLIIK, from the coding sequence ATGTCGAAAAGTATTATCATATTAGTTTGTTTGTGTATGATGTTTATTAAAAATGGCGTGGCACAATATTATTTTGAAAGAACTTATAGCACAATTAGGGGGCATTCAGTAAAGGAAACTTTAGATAAAGGTTATATTGTTTCTGCGGGAACTTCTGACTCATTAGGTACTCTTGGAATAAGGTTAATTAAAATCAATAAATATGGAGATGCGATATGGGTGAGAACATTCGGTGGAATGTATGAAGATTATGCAGGGGCTGTTATACAAAATAAAGATGAAAATTATTTAGTGGTAGGTTCAAAAGGAAATGCACCTGGCGGTTTTGGAGGAGATGTATGGCTTATCAAAACAGACAAAAATGGCAATTTACTCTGGGATAAAACCTATGGTTGGGGAGATGATGCCGGACTTTCTATCCAGCAAACCAATGATGATGGATATATATTGGGCGGTTGGACAACTGCAGGCGGCATACTCAGACTGTTTTTAATTAAAATAGATACATCGGGTGTTGTACAATGGCAAAAGAGATACGGAATAGGAACCTGGAGCACTCTTAATAGTGTAAAACAAACTCCGGATGGAGGTTATATAGTAGGTGGCGCTTTGGCTAAAAATACAGGAACGCTGGACGATGTATATGCGATGAAAACAGATAGCGCAGGGTTTATTCAGTGGTCAAAAACCTTTGATGGCGGTATGAGTTATTGGGATAATGGTTTTGCTATTGACTTGACAACGGATGGTGGGTATATTATTGCTGGATATAGTAATTATTATGATTGGCCGCCTTTTTCTAACCTTGACGGATTCGTTATAAGATTAGATGCAAGCGGCAATGAACTATGGCGCAAGACATTTGCATATAGTGGGCATGATTGGTTTAGGGCAATCCATCAACTACCTGATGGTGGGTATATTATAGCGGGAAGTAGTGATAAAGATGGAACAGGTAATACCGATATGTGGCTGCTTAGACTTGATGAAAATGGTGATAGCTTATGGTCAAGAAGATTTGGCGGAGGAGACGGTGATGATGCCTTGGATATGCAAATTACTAATGATAATGGTTATATACTTTGCGGCTCTACAAAAAGTTTTGCTACTGTAGGTATTAGAGAGGTATATTTAGTAAAAACCGATTGCTGGGGTTTTACAGATAGCTCCTACCAACCAACAGCAGATTTTAGCGTAGATAGTATCATTATTAATAATGTGTATTTCACTAATATCAGCGATAGCGCCTGCACATACAAGTGGTTTTTCGGAGATGGGGATAGCAGTATAATTGAAAATACTACGCATACCTATTTAGATACGGGCACTTATAGTGTAATGCTTATTGCTTATACGGCAGGCAGGAGTGATACGATGGTGAGGCAAGTGCAGATAACTAATGTAGTTAGTATAAAAGCAGTAAAAGGTATTAAAAATTGGGTAAAAGTTTATCCCAATCCAAATGACGGTAATATGCAAATAGATTATCAATTACACAAATGGCAGGAAGGAAAATTGATAATGTATGATATAATGGGTAAATTATTATTTACCTATAAACTTGTTAATGAAAAGAATACCCTTAAAATCAGCGAAAGCGCTTTGAGCTACGGATTATATTTTTATAAGATCGTTATTGATAATAATGTTGTTAGTACTGATAAATTGTTAATTATTAAATGA
- a CDS encoding T9SS type A sorting domain-containing protein, which translates to MWSDSSTSQTITINSSDTISVHVIDTNGCLTADTIFITVNPNPALNLGNDTFFCQGNTFILDAENPAASYLWQDSSIDQTYNVIATGQYFVKVTDANGCTADDTVTISELPALPLDIGSDTSICSGDTFTLDAGSGYSSYLWSDSSTSQTITINSSDTISVHVIDTNGCLTADTIFLIVYQVFTTNDLASICQGDSIVLGGAYQTTSGTYYDTSITINDCDSVIVTTLIVNSLPFITNIIDTPMQGNNNGAINLTVTGATPPYAFLWDNGDTTEDIDSLVAGTYQVVVTDSLGCIDSASIEVLEITGIIQSSLINIDLKIYPNPNNGNFQINYQIPAKQDGAFVIYDVMGRKLKTWQLAGGKNKLYITDIKLNNGLYFYQVIVNDGVIKSNKLLVIK; encoded by the coding sequence TTGTGGTCGGATAGTTCTACCAGTCAAACAATAACAATTAATAGCAGCGATACAATATCTGTTCACGTAATAGATACCAATGGCTGTTTAACTGCTGATACAATATTTATTACCGTTAACCCAAATCCCGCTTTGAATCTGGGCAATGACACATTTTTCTGTCAAGGCAATACATTTATCTTAGACGCAGAAAATCCAGCGGCAAGCTACCTGTGGCAAGATAGCTCCATTGATCAAACTTATAATGTAATTGCAACAGGTCAATATTTTGTAAAGGTTACAGACGCCAATGGGTGTACAGCAGATGATACTGTAACTATATCCGAACTCCCTGCTTTACCGCTTGATATAGGCTCCGATACATCAATTTGTTCTGGAGATACCTTCACCTTAGATGCCGGAAGTGGATATTCATCCTATTTGTGGTCGGATAGTTCTACCAGTCAAACAATAACAATTAATAGCAGCGATACAATATCTGTTCACGTAATAGATACCAATGGCTGTTTAACTGCTGATACTATATTTTTAATAGTTTATCAAGTTTTTACAACTAATGATTTGGCCAGCATTTGTCAAGGGGATAGTATAGTTTTAGGAGGTGCATATCAAACAACCTCAGGAACTTATTATGATACCTCAATTACAATAAATGATTGTGATAGCGTAATTGTAACTACCTTAATTGTAAATTCATTACCCTTCATTACAAACATTATTGATACACCTATGCAAGGCAACAATAATGGAGCAATAAACCTGACAGTTACCGGTGCTACACCGCCTTATGCGTTTTTGTGGGATAATGGAGATACCACTGAAGATATTGATAGCTTAGTAGCAGGTACTTATCAGGTTGTGGTTACAGATTCATTGGGCTGCATTGATTCAGCAAGTATAGAAGTATTAGAAATAACAGGTATTATACAATCTTCATTAATAAATATCGACTTAAAAATTTACCCCAATCCTAATAATGGTAATTTTCAAATAAATTATCAAATACCTGCAAAGCAAGATGGAGCATTCGTAATTTATGATGTAATGGGCAGGAAATTAAAAACCTGGCAATTAGCAGGTGGTAAAAATAAGCTTTATATTACAGATATAAAATTGAATAATGGATTATACTTCTATCAGGTAATTGTAAATGATGGGGTAATAAAATCAAATAAATTATTGGTCATTAAATAA
- a CDS encoding tetratricopeptide repeat protein — protein sequence MVYKFSFYFILISVLAFSCSSERHNMISKAYHNTTARYNAYFIAKEKMKEAEVIIYNNRNDDFNRVLEVFPEIESGTISNISPLLEDCIKKASLPIQWHKNSKWVDDCYILVGRARIYKQDYENAITTFKYVNTQSEDDDAKHQALILLIQVFIHTEEYNNCFAVIEHIEKDKLNKHNSRELYLTKAFLHKKLAEHPPTPLNRADYEKVIKNLTSALPLIGKREKKGRIHFIIGQINQKLGSDDEAYFHYRSTLKNNPPYELTFYARLYMAQVYELAKTHDIKRIQKYFKKLLRDSKNVEYRDKIYYEMAQFELKQNNILKAITYLKESIRASTANANQKAYSYLKMGEIHFENLQKYELAKAYYDSTIATLDKNAEDYEAIVKRQKVLEEFVEQINIIYTEDSLQRLAKMDTTKLSKYLNEIIAINEAKRKKELEKKQQSQNSPPDMSGSGSQWQNFNNPNTSAGSSGKWYFYNPGAMSLGQQEFLTKWRNRKLEDNWRRSNKQTLLSFDDPDNKGSGTMSNKKSGDDISKGRLKKEDMYDNIPFAVEQLEASNKRIIDAYYKLGNIYNLKLKEPLNAIKTYKELLKRFPDNEYAVEVIYILHILYKELDEEQSEKYKEIILGVFPKSLYAKIIKNPDYMKVYKIANEKVKVLYKSAYLQYEIRHYAQANASLDDILSKYPDSDFEDRIILLKAIILGKTHNTLRYKNALISFITAYKSSNLIPYAKQLLKACNDYISGNPVVNEEIEEKLKINYFEDLEKVHFFVAIFPDNLSYNEILTKFSDYNTTYYETDALKTKHIILNDTLFIVMVKEFSNKNLALNYLNIHKGNNSPLKQYKDVHYELFVITDDNFPLFYQAKDVESYLTFFREKYY from the coding sequence ATGGTTTATAAATTTTCATTTTACTTTATCTTAATTTCAGTTCTTGCTTTTTCCTGTTCTTCAGAAAGACATAACATGATCAGCAAGGCATATCATAATACCACTGCCAGGTATAATGCTTATTTTATTGCCAAAGAAAAAATGAAAGAGGCTGAAGTAATTATTTATAATAACCGCAATGATGATTTCAACCGGGTATTAGAGGTATTTCCTGAAATTGAGTCTGGCACTATAAGTAATATTAGTCCCCTACTTGAAGATTGCATCAAAAAAGCTTCACTACCTATCCAATGGCATAAGAACAGCAAATGGGTGGATGATTGTTATATTCTTGTAGGAAGGGCAAGGATCTACAAGCAAGATTATGAAAATGCTATTACCACCTTTAAGTATGTGAACACCCAAAGTGAAGATGATGATGCAAAACACCAGGCATTGATCTTGCTCATACAAGTTTTTATTCATACTGAAGAATACAACAATTGCTTTGCGGTAATCGAACATATTGAAAAAGATAAATTAAACAAACATAACAGCAGAGAGCTATACCTGACAAAAGCCTTCTTACACAAAAAGCTGGCTGAACACCCCCCTACCCCCCTTAATAGAGCGGATTATGAAAAAGTGATTAAAAACTTAACCTCAGCCTTACCATTAATTGGCAAGAGAGAGAAAAAGGGCAGAATACATTTTATTATTGGCCAAATCAATCAAAAATTGGGATCTGACGATGAGGCATACTTCCATTACAGGTCAACGCTCAAAAATAACCCACCTTACGAGTTGACATTTTATGCCAGGCTTTATATGGCACAAGTTTACGAACTCGCAAAAACACATGATATCAAAAGAATACAAAAGTACTTCAAAAAACTGCTCAGGGATAGTAAAAACGTTGAATACAGAGACAAGATATATTATGAAATGGCACAGTTTGAGTTGAAGCAAAATAATATCCTCAAAGCCATTACATATCTTAAAGAGTCCATCAGGGCTAGCACTGCTAATGCCAATCAAAAAGCATATTCATATTTAAAAATGGGTGAAATTCATTTTGAAAACCTGCAAAAATATGAGCTTGCCAAGGCTTATTATGATAGCACCATCGCCACGCTGGATAAAAACGCTGAAGATTATGAAGCCATAGTAAAAAGGCAAAAAGTGCTTGAAGAATTCGTAGAGCAAATAAATATTATTTATACGGAAGACAGTTTGCAGCGTTTAGCCAAAATGGATACTACAAAGCTGAGTAAATATCTTAATGAAATTATTGCAATAAATGAAGCAAAAAGGAAAAAAGAACTTGAAAAGAAGCAACAATCTCAAAACAGCCCTCCCGACATGTCGGGATCGGGATCACAATGGCAAAACTTTAACAACCCCAATACATCTGCCGGCAGCAGCGGCAAATGGTATTTTTATAATCCAGGTGCAATGAGCCTTGGGCAACAGGAGTTTTTAACAAAATGGAGAAACCGCAAATTAGAAGATAACTGGAGAAGGTCTAATAAGCAAACATTACTATCGTTTGATGATCCTGATAATAAGGGTTCTGGTACAATGTCAAATAAAAAAAGTGGAGACGACATCAGTAAAGGAAGACTAAAAAAAGAAGATATGTATGACAACATCCCTTTCGCTGTGGAGCAGCTTGAAGCATCTAATAAAAGGATCATAGATGCATATTATAAATTAGGAAACATTTATAATTTAAAACTCAAAGAACCCCTAAATGCTATCAAAACCTATAAAGAGCTCTTAAAAAGATTCCCTGATAATGAATATGCAGTAGAAGTGATCTATATACTTCATATACTTTACAAAGAGCTTGACGAAGAGCAGTCTGAAAAGTATAAAGAAATTATTCTCGGTGTATTTCCCAAGTCACTCTATGCAAAGATCATTAAAAATCCTGATTACATGAAAGTATATAAAATAGCCAACGAAAAGGTAAAAGTACTTTATAAATCTGCATACCTACAATATGAAATACGACATTATGCACAGGCAAATGCCTCCTTGGATGATATCCTGTCAAAATATCCTGATAGTGACTTCGAAGACAGGATCATCTTATTAAAAGCTATAATTTTGGGAAAAACACATAATACGTTGAGATACAAAAATGCATTGATAAGCTTCATCACAGCGTATAAATCAAGCAATTTGATCCCTTACGCAAAACAGTTGTTAAAAGCCTGTAACGATTACATTTCAGGAAACCCTGTCGTCAATGAAGAAATTGAAGAGAAATTGAAGATAAATTATTTTGAAGATCTTGAAAAAGTACACTTTTTTGTAGCAATATTTCCTGATAATTTGTCTTATAATGAAATATTAACTAAATTTTCTGATTATAACACAACCTATTATGAAACAGATGCCCTAAAAACAAAGCATATCATTTTAAACGATACTTTGTTCATAGTCATGGTTAAAGAATTTAGTAATAAAAATTTAGCGCTAAATTATCTTAACATCCATAAAGGAAATAATTCGCCCTTGAAACAATACAAAGATGTTCATTATGAACTATTTGTGATCACAGATGATAATTTTCCTTTATTTTACCAGGCAAAAGATGTGGAGAGTTATTTGACATTTTTTAGGGAGAAATATTATTAA
- a CDS encoding M23 family metallopeptidase yields MPKQRKTLSNWLTNSYLLIIRNKENFAEKTTISFNYAKLIVFVVILISILSFISFYLTTTILAKWFDPRYEQIQTNKKLFFLSFAVDSLAEELNRRDQFIMSIKKMIDGEFDTLESGNSLSYESYTSTSPVIKEIDLDYVSPVDSQLRREFENENYDLVSFQTYEQHSLSDIFFFLPLDGIVSSGYDLKNGHQGIDIVAKENEPVKCTADGTVILSSWTDDSGNVIAVQHRSNLISIYKHNSVLLKKVGNFVRTGEIIAIIGNTGALTSGPHLHFELWFDGSTVDPEEFILF; encoded by the coding sequence ATGCCAAAGCAAAGAAAAACACTCTCTAATTGGTTAACGAATAGTTATTTACTGATCATTCGTAATAAGGAGAATTTTGCTGAAAAAACTACCATTAGTTTCAATTATGCAAAATTAATCGTTTTTGTGGTAATTTTAATCAGTATTTTGTCATTTATCAGCTTTTATTTAACAACCACTATTCTTGCAAAATGGTTTGATCCAAGATACGAACAAATTCAAACAAACAAAAAGTTGTTCTTCTTATCTTTTGCCGTGGATTCATTGGCTGAAGAATTAAACAGAAGAGATCAGTTTATTATGAGCATTAAGAAAATGATTGATGGAGAATTTGATACATTAGAATCCGGTAATAGTCTGAGTTATGAATCTTATACATCTACATCTCCTGTTATTAAGGAGATTGATCTTGATTATGTATCTCCGGTAGATTCTCAATTAAGAAGGGAATTTGAAAATGAAAATTATGATCTGGTATCTTTTCAAACTTATGAGCAGCATTCACTCTCTGATATTTTCTTTTTTTTGCCTTTAGATGGTATTGTATCTTCTGGTTATGATTTAAAAAATGGCCATCAGGGTATAGATATTGTTGCAAAAGAAAATGAACCTGTAAAATGTACTGCTGATGGTACGGTTATTCTCTCCTCATGGACAGATGATTCAGGTAATGTGATTGCTGTGCAGCATCGAAGCAATTTAATATCAATCTATAAACATAATTCGGTTTTATTAAAAAAAGTTGGTAACTTTGTGCGGACTGGTGAAATAATAGCCATAATTGGAAATACTGGCGCACTTACTTCAGGCCCTCATTTACATTTTGAACTGTGGTTTGATGGGAGTACAGTAGATCCAGAAGAATTTATTTTATTTTAA
- a CDS encoding polymer-forming cytoskeletal protein: protein MFGNEEKESKKELKEYSNSSNIIGKGTVIEGNISTFGNIRIEGKILGNIKTKSKIAQGESSVIDGNIVAQNAELAGDIKGVIEVTDLLVLKPTAIINGDLITNKLVIEAGASFNGKCKMGAVIKDIKIGETGQQEDKVKEIKTA from the coding sequence ATGTTTGGAAACGAAGAAAAAGAATCTAAAAAAGAGTTGAAGGAATACAGTAATTCCAGCAACATCATTGGAAAAGGCACGGTAATAGAAGGTAATATCTCAACATTTGGCAATATTCGCATTGAAGGTAAAATTCTGGGCAATATTAAGACAAAGTCTAAAATTGCGCAGGGTGAATCTTCTGTTATTGATGGCAATATAGTAGCCCAAAATGCAGAGCTGGCTGGTGATATTAAGGGCGTTATTGAGGTTACTGATCTTCTTGTTTTGAAACCTACTGCCATTATTAACGGGGACTTAATTACTAATAAACTGGTAATTGAAGCCGGTGCATCATTTAATGGTAAATGTAAAATGGGTGCCGTGATCAAAGATATAAAGATTGGCGAAACCGGGCAGCAGGAAGATAAAGTCAAAGAAATCAAAACGGCTTAA
- a CDS encoding AtpZ/AtpI family protein translates to MKYSGLAFQMLAVILVGLYGGIKLDKYLELQFPAFTLVFTLSGVVVSMLWVIKDVLRGK, encoded by the coding sequence ATAAAATATTCCGGCCTGGCTTTTCAGATGCTTGCAGTGATCTTGGTAGGGCTTTATGGGGGTATTAAGCTGGACAAGTATCTAGAATTGCAATTCCCTGCATTTACCTTGGTTTTTACTTTATCAGGGGTGGTGGTATCCATGCTATGGGTGATCAAAGATGTGCTGAGAGGGAAATGA
- the typA gene encoding translational GTPase TypA codes for MDIRNIAIIAHVDHGKTTLVDRILHQVELFRENQEVQDLILDSNDLERERGITILSKNVSVRYKEVKINIIDTPGHSDFGGEVERVLNMADGVLLLVDAFEGPMPQTRFVLQKALELGLKPIVVINKVDKPNCNPEEANDLVFDLMFSLDATEEQLNFPTVYGSSKEGWMGADWKTPTDDVTWLLDTIIEYFDPPKENPGTLQLQISSLDYSSYTGRIAVGRVHRGSIKMGDQVSIVQRNGQIQKSVVKELYLFEGLGKEKTKEEVNSGEIAAIMGLENFDIGDTIADLNEPEALKPISIDEPSMSMLFTINNSPFFGKEGKFVTSRHIRERLFKETEKNLALKVEETDSPDKLMVYGRGILHLSILVETMRREGYEMQLGQPKVVIKEIDGFKHEPIELLNVNVPEEFSGKVIEIVTKRKGDILNIVKKSDRINLEFKIPARGIIGLTNPVLTATEGEAVVSHRFNGYEPWKGEIQSKRNGALIAMETGTSIAYSIDKLQDRGKFFIDPNEEIYAGQVIGESTRQDDIVINVIKTKKLSNMRAAGSDEKVSIVPAIKFSLEEAMEYIGEDEYVEVTPKSFRLRKILLIEHERKREKKSGG; via the coding sequence ATGGATATAAGAAATATTGCCATTATAGCACATGTTGACCACGGAAAAACGACTTTGGTAGATAGAATTCTACACCAGGTGGAATTGTTCAGGGAAAATCAGGAAGTGCAGGATTTGATCCTGGATTCAAATGATCTGGAACGAGAGAGGGGGATCACTATTTTATCCAAGAATGTATCAGTCCGGTATAAAGAAGTAAAAATTAATATTATCGATACTCCCGGCCACTCAGATTTTGGAGGAGAAGTAGAGCGTGTTTTAAATATGGCTGACGGGGTGCTGTTACTTGTCGATGCTTTCGAAGGGCCCATGCCACAAACACGATTTGTTTTGCAAAAAGCATTAGAGCTGGGTTTAAAACCTATAGTAGTAATTAATAAAGTTGATAAACCAAATTGTAACCCGGAAGAGGCAAATGACCTCGTTTTTGATCTGATGTTTTCTCTTGATGCTACAGAAGAGCAACTGAATTTTCCAACTGTTTACGGTTCTTCAAAAGAGGGATGGATGGGAGCCGACTGGAAAACACCAACTGATGATGTTACCTGGTTGTTAGATACTATTATTGAATATTTTGACCCACCTAAAGAGAATCCCGGAACTTTGCAATTACAGATCAGTTCATTGGATTACTCGTCATATACAGGGAGAATCGCTGTAGGAAGAGTACATAGAGGAAGCATTAAAATGGGAGACCAGGTCTCTATTGTTCAGAGAAATGGTCAAATCCAAAAATCAGTTGTCAAAGAACTTTATCTATTCGAAGGATTAGGAAAAGAAAAAACCAAAGAAGAAGTTAATTCCGGTGAAATAGCAGCCATAATGGGACTTGAAAACTTTGACATTGGCGATACCATTGCTGATCTTAATGAACCCGAAGCTTTAAAACCAATCTCAATAGATGAACCTTCTATGAGTATGCTATTCACCATTAACAACTCACCGTTTTTTGGTAAGGAAGGGAAATTTGTTACATCAAGGCATATCAGAGAAAGACTGTTTAAAGAAACGGAGAAGAACCTTGCATTAAAAGTGGAAGAAACAGATTCACCTGATAAATTGATGGTCTATGGCAGAGGCATTCTTCATTTATCTATCCTGGTAGAAACTATGAGGAGAGAAGGGTATGAGATGCAATTAGGCCAGCCCAAGGTGGTGATAAAAGAAATAGATGGATTTAAGCATGAACCGATAGAACTGTTAAATGTCAATGTGCCGGAAGAGTTTTCCGGTAAAGTCATAGAGATCGTTACCAAGCGTAAAGGCGATATTCTGAATATTGTGAAAAAGAGCGACAGGATAAATCTTGAATTCAAAATACCAGCCAGGGGTATCATCGGACTTACCAATCCTGTATTAACTGCTACCGAAGGGGAAGCTGTGGTCTCACATCGGTTTAATGGGTATGAGCCATGGAAAGGTGAGATACAGAGTAAAAGAAATGGCGCTTTAATAGCGATGGAAACAGGAACATCAATTGCGTATTCCATTGATAAACTGCAAGACAGGGGTAAATTCTTCATTGATCCAAATGAAGAAATATATGCAGGTCAGGTGATAGGAGAGAGTACAAGGCAAGATGATATTGTTATAAATGTGATCAAGACTAAAAAACTATCTAATATGCGAGCTGCGGGTTCAGATGAAAAAGTGTCAATAGTTCCGGCAATAAAGTTCTCATTGGAAGAAGCTATGGAATATATTGGAGAAGATGAATATGTTGAAGTAACCCCAAAATCTTTTCGCTTAAGAAAGATACTGCTTATTGAGCATGAAAGGAAGAGGGAAAAGAAATCGGGAGGGTAA
- a CDS encoding type II toxin-antitoxin system RelE/ParE family toxin: protein MRWTVEFKKKFLKELHYLPQQIQQRIETIVFQELPQTDNPFSLGFLEKMSGYPGKYKIRIGNYRMGISLDKKNHLIIVERVAHRKDIYRIFP from the coding sequence ATGAGGTGGACAGTGGAATTCAAGAAAAAATTCCTGAAAGAACTTCATTATTTGCCTCAACAGATTCAACAAAGGATTGAAACAATTGTTTTTCAGGAACTACCTCAAACAGATAATCCTTTTTCCCTTGGCTTTTTAGAAAAAATGAGCGGTTATCCAGGCAAATATAAAATCAGAATTGGCAATTACCGCATGGGCATTTCTCTTGACAAAAAGAACCATCTGATAATTGTTGAAAGAGTGGCTCACAGGAAGGACATTTACAGGATTTTCCCTTAA